The Paenibacillus sp. FSL R7-0204 genome includes a region encoding these proteins:
- a CDS encoding TrkH family potassium uptake protein — protein MNLANLFFGHLKLTPPKILSLGFVLLIAAGTLLLSLPAASTGGRISFIDALFMATSATCVTGLAVIDTGTQLSTFGQIVLLVLFQFGGLGFVTMATLITLVLNKRISLKERLLLQESMNQNSMQGIVKLIRRVLIYSLVIQLTGAILLAARFVVDMPIGKAAYYGLFHSISIFNNAGFDLFGDVHGPFSGLTRYVEDPIVNITSMLLIFLGGIGFIVLSDVIDYPKRKRLMLHSKVVLSTSAVLILVGAIVFFWLELNATLKPLHAGGKIMASFLQAITPRSGGVTTIEIPLLRESTQFLMILLMFIGAAPGSTGGGIKITTFAILASTAYAKLRGKEDIVMFRHRISKENVYRAITMTLLSLMLVVISTMLLSVTERADFLSVLFEAVSAFGTSGITMGLTTELTTIGKVLVIILMFVGRTGPLTLAYALKPKNSKELYRYPEGNITIG, from the coding sequence ATGAACTTGGCTAACCTTTTCTTTGGGCATTTGAAGCTGACGCCGCCCAAAATACTATCGCTCGGCTTCGTGCTGCTGATCGCTGCCGGAACCCTGCTGCTGTCCCTGCCTGCCGCTTCTACGGGCGGAAGAATCTCGTTCATTGATGCGCTGTTCATGGCGACCTCTGCGACCTGTGTAACCGGACTTGCCGTCATCGATACGGGTACGCAGCTTTCGACCTTTGGACAGATCGTGCTGCTGGTGCTGTTCCAGTTCGGCGGTCTTGGATTCGTAACGATGGCTACGCTGATTACGCTGGTGCTGAACAAACGAATCTCATTGAAGGAACGCCTCTTGCTGCAGGAATCCATGAACCAGAATTCCATGCAGGGGATCGTGAAGCTGATCCGCCGGGTGCTTATCTACTCCCTAGTGATCCAGTTGACTGGTGCCATTCTGCTGGCTGCCAGATTTGTAGTGGATATGCCGATAGGCAAAGCAGCTTATTATGGACTTTTCCATAGCATCTCCATCTTCAACAACGCGGGCTTCGATCTGTTCGGCGACGTTCACGGGCCATTCAGCGGTTTAACACGCTATGTGGAAGATCCTATTGTGAATATTACCTCCATGCTGCTGATTTTCCTCGGCGGTATCGGCTTCATTGTATTGTCCGATGTGATCGATTATCCCAAGCGCAAGCGGCTGATGCTGCATTCGAAGGTCGTGTTGTCAACCTCAGCTGTGCTGATTCTGGTCGGAGCCATAGTCTTCTTCTGGCTGGAGCTGAACGCTACACTGAAGCCGCTGCATGCCGGAGGCAAGATTATGGCCTCCTTCCTGCAGGCTATTACGCCCCGTTCCGGCGGCGTAACAACCATCGAGATTCCGCTGCTGCGGGAATCCACCCAATTCCTGATGATTCTGCTGATGTTCATCGGGGCGGCTCCCGGCTCTACCGGCGGCGGAATCAAGATTACCACCTTTGCCATTCTGGCCAGCACCGCCTACGCCAAGCTAAGGGGTAAAGAGGATATCGTAATGTTCCGCCACCGGATCTCGAAGGAGAATGTCTACAGAGCCATTACCATGACCTTACTTTCACTGATGCTGGTGGTTATCTCTACGATGCTCCTGTCCGTAACAGAGCGTGCTGATTTCCTGAGCGTATTGTTCGAGGCGGTGTCCGCCTTCGGCACCTCAGGCATCACCATGGGACTGACCACAGAGCTGACCACGATCGGCAAGGTGCTGGTCATCATTCTTATGTTCGTAGGCCGGACCGGACCGCTTACCCTGGCCTATGCGCTCAAGCCGAAGAACAGCAAGGAGCTGTACCGTTACCCGGAAGGCAATATCACCATCGGCTAA
- a CDS encoding VOC family protein — MTSPIRNQIGAVFIPVSDIERSKNWYCSLLGLPLDGEVLFGHLYEVPMQGPGIVLDSKIFTAEAVLKVPSFHLLTDDIDAAYDYVKASGVEILTDIENDHWFNFKDPDGNVLMICRYIS, encoded by the coding sequence GTGACAAGTCCGATACGCAATCAGATTGGCGCTGTCTTCATCCCGGTTAGTGATATCGAAAGGTCCAAGAACTGGTATTGCAGTCTGCTCGGACTGCCGCTTGACGGTGAAGTATTATTCGGGCATCTGTATGAGGTGCCGATGCAGGGGCCAGGGATCGTACTGGACAGCAAAATATTCACAGCCGAAGCCGTGCTGAAGGTGCCATCCTTCCATCTGCTTACCGATGATATTGATGCCGCCTATGATTATGTCAAAGCCAGCGGGGTAGAGATTCTTACGGATATTGAGAATGACCACTGGTTTAACTTCAAGGACCCGGACGGAAACGTGCTGATGATCTGCCGTTATATCAGTTAA
- a CDS encoding GNAT family N-acetyltransferase, with translation MIREVRAENAAGTVHLYLCMDALSGDRPFAVIERFVIIEKLRGKGIGASMLRFAEEAAAARSA, from the coding sequence ATGATAAGAGAAGTACGGGCTGAGAACGCTGCCGGTACGGTTCATCTGTACCTGTGTATGGATGCGCTTAGCGGTGACCGTCCGTTCGCAGTGATAGAGCGTTTTGTCATCATCGAGAAGCTGCGGGGCAAGGGAATAGGAGCCTCCATGCTGCGGTTCGCAGAAGAGGCTGCCGCAGCTAGAAGTGCTTAA
- a CDS encoding GNAT family N-acetyltransferase gives MNVTLRELIPKDAAALLCLQHRLDQETSYMMLAPGERRTGIPQVEERIADYTKSDTSLLIGAEADGELAGYLSVEGGTFSRNKHSAYIVIGILKAYQGMGIGTGLFREMELWVKRSGIMRLELTVMQHNEQAVELYKKQGFEIEGLKRKSLLVDGQWVDEYYMGKIYN, from the coding sequence ATGAACGTAACCCTAAGGGAGCTCATTCCGAAAGATGCCGCTGCGCTCTTGTGTCTGCAGCACAGGCTGGATCAGGAGACCTCCTACATGATGCTTGCTCCAGGGGAGAGACGGACGGGTATTCCTCAGGTGGAGGAGAGAATTGCAGACTACACTAAGTCGGATACCTCACTCTTGATCGGTGCCGAAGCAGACGGTGAGCTTGCAGGATATCTCTCTGTCGAAGGCGGAACCTTCAGCCGCAACAAACACAGTGCCTATATTGTTATAGGCATTCTGAAGGCTTATCAGGGCATGGGAATCGGCACCGGATTATTCCGTGAGATGGAATTGTGGGTCAAACGCAGCGGCATCATGCGACTGGAGCTTACTGTGATGCAGCATAATGAACAGGCGGTTGAGCTGTATAAGAAGCAGGGCTTTGAAATTGAGGGCTTGAAGAGAAAGTCGCTGCTGGTGGATGGACAATGGGTGGACGAATATTATATGGGTAAGATCTATAATTAA
- a CDS encoding hemolysin family protein translates to MGIGLSLTLVAILIILTAFFVATEFAVVRLRGSQVSQMVLDGKKNALAVQRVAANLDGYLSACQLGITITALGIGALAEPAFEQLLIPLFDLAGVSHNVSKPIAFALAFIIATFLHVVVGELAPKTAAINIPEKIGQITAPLIIWFYRLLYPLIWFMNGSANLLVRMFGMKPASEHGDAHSEDEIRLILSESYESGKINKAEYGYVNRIFTFDEMLAKEIMVPRTDMVCLFTDHSLQENFNIIRKEQYTRFPVADGSKDNIIGMINTKQLYLQYDNNPDFDFKSLILPLVTVSEVTPVKTLLTRMQKERVHIALLLDEYGGTSGLITIEDILEEIVGEIRDEFDEDERRNVEKLSDTHYLFDGNVSLLEVKDLTGLDFHDEEVTTIGGWLYSHMEEPAVGKSLTYEHVTLTVREMNRHRIRKVEILIDLPVSEDSAGRSE, encoded by the coding sequence ATGGGTATAGGACTTAGTTTGACGCTCGTGGCAATTTTGATTATTTTAACCGCATTTTTTGTAGCGACGGAGTTTGCAGTAGTGAGATTACGGGGAAGCCAGGTCAGCCAAATGGTGCTGGACGGCAAGAAGAACGCACTGGCAGTACAGCGGGTAGCCGCTAACCTGGACGGATATTTGTCCGCCTGCCAGCTCGGTATCACGATTACTGCACTCGGGATCGGGGCATTGGCAGAGCCTGCTTTTGAGCAGCTACTCATTCCGCTGTTTGATCTGGCTGGTGTGAGCCACAACGTTAGTAAGCCCATTGCATTTGCTTTGGCCTTCATTATCGCCACCTTCCTCCACGTCGTGGTCGGAGAGCTTGCACCGAAGACCGCCGCTATTAATATTCCGGAGAAAATTGGTCAGATTACCGCACCGCTGATTATTTGGTTCTACAGATTATTGTACCCTTTGATTTGGTTCATGAACGGTTCCGCCAACCTGCTCGTCCGTATGTTCGGCATGAAGCCGGCCAGTGAACACGGCGACGCGCACAGCGAAGACGAGATCCGCCTGATCCTGTCCGAGAGCTATGAGAGCGGCAAAATCAACAAAGCGGAATATGGTTATGTTAACCGGATTTTCACCTTTGATGAGATGCTCGCCAAAGAAATTATGGTTCCCCGGACAGATATGGTCTGCCTGTTCACCGATCATTCGCTGCAGGAGAATTTCAATATTATCCGCAAGGAGCAGTATACCCGCTTCCCTGTAGCTGACGGCAGCAAAGACAATATCATCGGCATGATCAATACCAAGCAGCTCTACCTGCAATACGACAACAATCCTGATTTCGATTTCAAAAGCCTGATCCTGCCTCTGGTGACAGTATCCGAAGTTACGCCAGTGAAGACCCTGCTGACCCGTATGCAGAAGGAGCGCGTGCATATCGCCCTGCTGCTGGATGAATACGGCGGCACCTCCGGCCTGATTACGATTGAGGACATTCTGGAAGAGATTGTCGGTGAGATCCGCGATGAGTTCGACGAGGATGAGCGCAGAAATGTGGAGAAGCTGAGCGACACTCATTATCTGTTCGACGGCAATGTCTCTTTGCTGGAGGTCAAGGATCTTACCGGACTTGATTTCCATGATGAAGAAGTCACCACAATCGGCGGATGGCTATACAGCCACATGGAAGAACCGGCTGTCGGCAAAAGCCTCACCTACGAGCATGTCACCCTGACGGTCCGCGAGATGAACCGCCACCGCATCCGCAAGGTGGAGATCCTGATCGATCTTCCGGTCTCTGAAGATTCTGCTGGACGCAGCGAGTAA
- a CDS encoding DUF1836 domain-containing protein, translating to MEAFTLSRIEMSGLLLSLGPNSERKPLHILQEAWTKFHRDEVREGTSLPAFLSTDIPPILQKLIKGGGVKGLSLSEIASLGGLIEYSTLSVSAMQNWVKRDFKEYLGSPREGKKYSINQAAILFIIDDLKAALDFESIRQLFRMLFLAPERDDDDLVEPAQLYHGYAELFEEIKTRSPLPAQGQALTGNPKEYLWKSDSAIKSAMDGMMKRLSHLSRGQRDAVQNMLLIAAISVQTCYFQAMARQYFNAVLFLDF from the coding sequence ATGGAAGCTTTTACACTTAGCCGGATAGAGATGTCCGGACTATTACTGTCTCTAGGGCCAAACTCGGAGCGGAAGCCGCTCCATATTCTGCAGGAAGCCTGGACCAAGTTCCACCGTGACGAGGTGCGGGAGGGGACAAGCCTGCCCGCTTTTCTGTCTACGGATATCCCCCCGATTCTGCAAAAGCTGATCAAAGGCGGCGGCGTCAAAGGGCTGTCCCTGAGTGAAATTGCTTCGCTTGGCGGTCTGATTGAGTATTCCACTTTATCCGTCTCTGCTATGCAGAATTGGGTGAAGCGCGATTTCAAGGAATATCTCGGGTCCCCGCGTGAAGGGAAGAAGTACTCCATTAATCAGGCGGCTATTCTATTTATAATAGATGATTTGAAGGCTGCGCTTGATTTCGAGAGCATCAGGCAGCTCTTTCGTATGCTGTTCCTGGCGCCTGAACGCGATGACGATGATCTGGTGGAGCCGGCACAGCTGTATCACGGATATGCCGAGCTGTTCGAGGAGATTAAGACCCGTTCCCCGCTTCCGGCGCAAGGGCAGGCTCTAACCGGAAATCCCAAGGAATATCTGTGGAAATCGGACAGCGCCATCAAGTCGGCCATGGACGGAATGATGAAGCGGCTTAGTCACCTGAGCAGAGGGCAGCGGGATGCGGTGCAGAATATGCTGCTGATCGCTGCGATCTCGGTGCAGACCTGTTATTTTCAGGCGATGGCCCGGCAATATTTCAATGCGGTGTTATTCCTTGATTTTTGA
- a CDS encoding MFS transporter, with amino-acid sequence MWNQMSLLQNPKQRKLLFSAGLSWMFDAMDVGMISFVVAALAKEWSLGPEKIGYLTSINSVGMAVGAAAAGIMADRFGRKSVLLWTLLIFSIASGLSAFAAGYAVLCVLRFIAGFGLGGELPVASTLVSESMPVKERGRAVVLLESFWALGWILSALIAYFVIPDYGWRVAFAIGAVPALYALYLRRAIDDSPKFAEIKKAPPVPLKKRVAAVWSAEYRRSTIMLWILWFTVVFSYYGMFLWLPTVMVLKGFSLVKSFEYVLIMTLAQLPGYFTAAYFIEKYGRKFVLVIYLLLTAVSAAWFGNSTTEGMLMAAGICLSFFNLGAWGGMYAYTPELYPTKIRSTGAGLATSFGRIGGIIAPTLVGLLVGKAVGIGSIFMIFFVTIVIGALAVLFLGKETKGLELE; translated from the coding sequence ATGTGGAATCAAATGTCGCTGCTGCAGAATCCGAAGCAGCGGAAGCTGCTCTTCAGTGCAGGTCTAAGCTGGATGTTCGACGCAATGGACGTAGGGATGATCTCGTTCGTCGTGGCTGCACTAGCCAAGGAATGGTCGCTGGGGCCGGAGAAAATCGGCTATTTAACCAGCATTAACTCGGTAGGGATGGCGGTCGGTGCAGCCGCAGCCGGAATTATGGCGGACCGCTTCGGCCGCAAATCGGTGCTGCTCTGGACGTTGCTGATCTTCTCGATTGCAAGCGGACTGTCGGCATTCGCCGCAGGTTATGCAGTATTGTGTGTGCTGCGCTTCATTGCCGGCTTCGGGCTGGGCGGAGAGCTGCCGGTGGCTTCGACACTGGTATCCGAGAGCATGCCGGTCAAGGAAAGAGGACGGGCTGTAGTGCTGCTGGAGAGCTTCTGGGCGCTCGGCTGGATTCTGTCGGCGCTGATTGCGTACTTCGTCATTCCGGATTACGGCTGGCGGGTCGCCTTCGCCATCGGGGCGGTACCGGCGCTATATGCGCTCTATCTGCGCAGGGCAATCGATGACTCACCGAAGTTCGCGGAGATCAAGAAAGCTCCTCCAGTGCCCTTGAAGAAGCGTGTAGCAGCAGTCTGGTCGGCAGAGTACCGCCGCTCGACCATCATGCTGTGGATTCTGTGGTTCACCGTGGTCTTCTCTTATTATGGCATGTTCCTGTGGCTGCCGACGGTAATGGTGCTGAAGGGCTTCAGTCTGGTCAAAAGCTTCGAGTATGTGCTAATCATGACACTCGCCCAGCTGCCGGGGTACTTCACCGCCGCTTATTTCATCGAGAAATACGGCCGTAAGTTCGTACTGGTCATCTACCTGCTGCTGACTGCCGTTAGTGCTGCCTGGTTCGGGAATTCAACGACCGAGGGCATGCTGATGGCTGCCGGAATCTGTCTGTCGTTCTTCAACCTGGGAGCCTGGGGCGGGATGTATGCTTATACGCCTGAGTTGTATCCGACTAAGATCCGTTCTACAGGAGCCGGACTCGCCACCTCCTTTGGACGGATTGGCGGCATTATTGCCCCCACGCTGGTCGGCCTGTTGGTCGGCAAGGCGGTCGGGATCGGCTCCATCTTCATGATCTTCTTCGTCACGATTGTAATCGGCGCTCTGGCGGTACTGTTCCTGGGGAAAGAAACGAAGGGACTGGAGCTAGAGTAG
- a CDS encoding ABC transporter substrate-binding protein, with product MTIKGTKGLVLLLSSILLMTTAACSSGGSNAPDGAKASSKTEGSAPAIELRMTWWGSQTRHDLTTNMIKRFEEKNPGITIKPEYSGWDGYFDKLSTQVAGSNAPDIIQMDYAFLSDYAKRGTLLDLTPYTQDGTLRTEDHDSSMLSAGSIDGKLYAVTLGVNAPGVVYNASVLQELGIAEPQESWTWKDFAEMANTIAKKKGNGYYGTPDISGTTNIFEVFVRQNGSGLFAGNKLGVSQEVIDEWFNYWQELRDSGGATTAEVTAAMTNALETRPLSVGQSALDFAWSNQLITYQNVLKDQSQKLKMQVIPHMEGEQKIGEYLKPGQFISGNAKTKYPKEVAKLIDFMVNDPEGTAILGAERGVPVNSAVREQLKPSLTAEEQLIFDFIDVVSKHSSDIDPPYPQGFSEIDKNFKSASEQISFGQAGITQVSEQFISGSNAILDKAK from the coding sequence ATGACAATTAAGGGGACCAAAGGACTTGTACTGCTTCTAAGCTCCATATTGCTGATGACTACGGCTGCATGCTCATCCGGCGGATCGAATGCACCGGACGGCGCTAAGGCTTCTTCCAAGACTGAGGGTTCGGCACCTGCAATTGAGCTGCGAATGACCTGGTGGGGCTCGCAGACACGCCACGATCTGACTACCAATATGATCAAGCGCTTCGAGGAGAAGAATCCGGGCATTACGATTAAGCCGGAATATTCCGGCTGGGACGGCTATTTCGATAAGCTGTCTACCCAGGTGGCTGGCTCGAATGCTCCGGATATCATTCAGATGGACTATGCGTTCCTGTCCGATTATGCCAAGCGCGGCACCTTGCTTGACCTGACGCCTTATACCCAGGATGGAACGCTGCGGACGGAAGATCATGACAGCAGCATGCTCTCGGCAGGAAGCATTGACGGCAAATTGTACGCCGTTACGCTTGGAGTGAATGCTCCAGGTGTTGTCTATAATGCTTCCGTGCTTCAGGAGCTGGGAATTGCGGAGCCGCAGGAGTCATGGACGTGGAAGGATTTTGCGGAGATGGCGAATACGATTGCTAAGAAGAAGGGCAACGGCTACTATGGTACGCCGGATATTTCGGGCACGACGAACATCTTCGAGGTATTCGTGCGCCAGAACGGGAGCGGCCTGTTCGCCGGGAACAAGCTGGGTGTCTCCCAGGAGGTCATCGATGAATGGTTCAATTACTGGCAGGAGCTGAGGGACAGCGGCGGCGCTACAACGGCAGAAGTAACTGCCGCGATGACGAATGCGCTGGAGACCCGGCCGCTGTCCGTTGGCCAGTCTGCCCTTGATTTTGCCTGGTCCAACCAGCTGATTACCTATCAGAATGTGCTGAAGGATCAGAGCCAGAAGCTGAAGATGCAGGTGATTCCGCATATGGAAGGGGAGCAGAAGATCGGCGAATATCTGAAGCCCGGCCAGTTCATCTCCGGGAATGCCAAGACCAAGTATCCCAAGGAGGTGGCGAAGCTGATCGACTTCATGGTCAATGATCCGGAAGGGACCGCTATTCTGGGGGCTGAACGGGGAGTGCCGGTCAATTCTGCAGTGCGGGAGCAGCTGAAGCCGTCGCTTACTGCCGAGGAGCAGTTAATCTTTGATTTTATCGATGTAGTCTCCAAGCATTCCAGTGATATTGACCCGCCTTACCCGCAGGGCTTCTCGGAGATTGATAAGAACTTCAAGAGCGCCAGCGAGCAGATCTCCTTCGGTCAGGCCGGTATTACGCAGGTAAGCGAGCAGTTCATCTCCGGTTCTAACGCCATACTGGACAAGGCCAAATAA